The following proteins come from a genomic window of Streptomyces sp. NBC_01716:
- a CDS encoding SIS domain-containing protein, whose amino-acid sequence MTFVETELASQPANWSRAAELADGLRGSGRLPEAGERTAVVGCGTSYYMAQAYAALREGAGQGETDAFAASEFPAGRRYDRIVALTRSGTTTEVLQLLAAARGTARTTAITADPETPIRSAADDLVVLDFADERSVVQTRFATTALTLLRAHLGLHTASVVADGERAVAEPLPEGVTDCSQFTFLGQGWTVGLANEGALKMREAALAWTESYPAMEYRHGPISITTEGTATWLLGPAPEGLAEQVGATGGLWVAGELDPLAELVRIQRLALALADARGLDPDRPRHLTRSVILAAE is encoded by the coding sequence GTGACGTTTGTCGAGACGGAACTTGCCAGCCAGCCCGCGAACTGGAGCCGGGCGGCGGAGCTCGCCGACGGCCTGCGCGGCTCGGGCCGGCTGCCCGAGGCCGGTGAGCGCACGGCGGTCGTCGGCTGCGGCACCTCGTACTACATGGCGCAGGCGTACGCGGCGCTGCGCGAGGGCGCGGGTCAGGGCGAGACCGACGCGTTCGCCGCCTCCGAGTTCCCGGCCGGCCGCCGTTACGACCGCATCGTGGCGCTCACCCGGTCGGGCACCACCACCGAGGTCCTCCAACTGCTGGCCGCCGCCCGTGGCACGGCCCGTACGACGGCGATCACCGCAGACCCCGAGACGCCCATCCGCTCGGCCGCCGACGACCTGGTCGTGCTGGACTTCGCCGACGAACGGTCCGTCGTGCAGACCCGGTTCGCCACCACGGCCCTCACTCTGCTCCGCGCCCATCTCGGCCTGCACACGGCGTCCGTGGTCGCCGACGGCGAGCGGGCCGTCGCCGAGCCGCTGCCCGAAGGGGTCACCGACTGCTCGCAGTTCACCTTTCTCGGACAGGGCTGGACCGTCGGACTGGCCAACGAGGGCGCGCTCAAGATGCGGGAGGCCGCGCTCGCCTGGACGGAGTCGTACCCCGCGATGGAGTACCGGCACGGCCCCATCAGCATCACCACCGAGGGCACGGCGACCTGGCTGCTCGGCCCCGCGCCCGAGGGTCTCGCCGAGCAGGTCGGCGCGACCGGCGGCCTGTGGGTGGCCGGTGAACTCGACCCGCTGGCCGAACTCGTACGGATCCAGCGCCTCGCCCTCGCCCTCGCGGACGCGCGGGGTCTCGATCCCGACCGGCCGCGCCACCTCACGCGCTCGGTGATCCTCGCCGCCGAGTAG